From Flavobacterium arcticum, the proteins below share one genomic window:
- a CDS encoding protein-L-isoaspartate(D-aspartate) O-methyltransferase yields the protein MKDTGKHQGLRNQLVSVLEQKGITDKDVLEAVKKIPRHLFLDSSFSDYAYQDKAFPIGAGQTISQPYTVAFQSQLLQIERDHKVLEIGTGSGYQTAVLYMMGAKVYSIERQKELFKTTSLLLPKLGIRPKYLSFGDGYKGLPNYAPFDSIIVTAGAPFIPQPLMAQLKVGGRLVIPVGNDPQIMTMLIRKSETQFEKHEFGEFRFVPLLENKN from the coding sequence TTGAAAGATACAGGAAAACACCAAGGACTTCGCAATCAGCTTGTAAGCGTTTTAGAGCAAAAAGGCATTACTGATAAAGATGTACTCGAAGCTGTAAAAAAAATACCAAGACACCTTTTTCTTGACTCTAGTTTTTCCGATTATGCTTACCAAGACAAAGCATTTCCTATTGGGGCAGGGCAAACTATATCGCAACCTTATACGGTAGCATTTCAGTCGCAATTATTGCAGATAGAACGCGACCATAAAGTATTAGAGATAGGTACAGGCTCGGGCTATCAAACGGCAGTGTTGTATATGATGGGCGCGAAGGTATATAGCATAGAACGACAAAAAGAACTTTTTAAAACTACATCACTACTATTGCCTAAATTGGGCATACGCCCCAAATATCTTTCGTTTGGCGATGGTTACAAGGGCTTACCAAACTATGCTCCTTTTGATAGTATTATTGTTACTGCAGGAGCTCCCTTTATACCGCAACCCCTTATGGCACAATTAAAAGTAGGGGGGAGACTGGTAATACCTGTGGGTAATGACCCACAAATTATGACAATGCTGATACGTAAAAGCGAAACACAGTTTGAAAAACATGAATTTGGTGAGTTTCGTTTTGTACCATTATTAGAGAATAAAAATTAA
- the ytxJ gene encoding bacillithiol system redox-active protein YtxJ — protein sequence MSFFDKMFGNNDSKVNSSSRIKWNNLTQLQQLDSIVEESSDTPVLIFKHSTRCSISRMALKGFEREYAIEEDDAKAYFLDLLAHRDISNEITSRFGVMHQSPQILLIKNGEAVFYASHSNIDATTVKEKL from the coding sequence ATGAGTTTTTTCGATAAAATGTTCGGTAATAATGACAGTAAAGTTAACTCTTCTTCACGTATAAAGTGGAATAATTTAACACAATTACAACAACTCGACAGCATCGTTGAGGAATCAAGCGATACACCTGTACTAATATTTAAACATAGTACACGATGTAGCATAAGCCGCATGGCACTCAAGGGCTTTGAGCGCGAATATGCTATTGAGGAAGATGATGCAAAAGCTTATTTTCTTGATTTATTAGCTCATAGAGATATAAGCAACGAAATAACATCTCGTTTTGGTGTAATGCACCAATCGCCACAAATTTTACTTATAAAAAATGGCGAAGCCGTATTCTATGCTTCTCATAGTAATATTGATGCAACAACAGTAAAAGAAAAGCTATAA
- the clpB gene encoding ATP-dependent chaperone ClpB — MNFNNFTIKSQEAIQRAQQITQSYGHQQIENEHIVKALLEVDENVTPFILKKLNVNVNLFQQILDSTLQSFPKEQGGEIALSRDASNALNEASNIARKMNDEFVSTEHLLRAIFNSKSKVAQILKDQGVTDKGLKAAIDELRKGERVTSASAEETYNALNKYAKNLNQFANDGKLDPVIGRDEEIRRVLQILSRRTKNNPMLVGEPGVGKTAIAEGLAHRIIQGDVPENLKNKVVYSLDMGALIAGAKYKGEFEERLKSVVKEVTSAEGDIVLFIDEIHTLVGAGGGDGAMDAANILKPALARGELRAIGATTLDEYQKYFEKDKALERRFQKVIVDEPDTESAISILRGIKEKYETHHQVRIKDDAIIAAVELSQRYITNRFLPDKAIDLMDEAASKIRMEINSKPEELDVLDRKIMQLEIEIEAIKREKDEVKLKSLGLEIANLKEERNEVYARWKSEKDVVDNIQAAKSDIENYKMEAEKAEREGDYGKVAELRYGKIKEAQETLDAMQQQLQENQTGHSLIKEEVTAEDIAEVVAKWTGIPVTKMLQSDREKLLKLGDELHKRVVGQEEAIQAVSDAVRRSRAGLQDQNKPIGSFLFLGTTGVGKTELAKALASYLFDDENAMTRIDMSEYQERHSVSRLVGAPPGYVGYDEGGQLTEAVRRKPYSVVLLDEIEKAHPDTFNILLQVLDEGRLTDNKGRLADFKNTIIIMTSNMGSAIIQEKFDTLKGDVEAATEAAKVEVLGLLKQTVRPEFINRIDDIVMFTPLSADNIKEIVGLQLKGVTKLLAQQNITLDATPEAIDYLTKKGYDPDFGARPVKRVIQKEVMNELSKQILSAEVTTDSIILLDSFDGHLVFRNQNSLEE; from the coding sequence ATGAACTTTAACAATTTTACTATAAAATCGCAAGAAGCCATTCAGCGGGCACAACAAATAACCCAAAGCTATGGACACCAGCAAATAGAGAACGAACACATTGTAAAAGCACTACTAGAGGTAGATGAAAATGTGACTCCGTTTATACTTAAAAAACTCAATGTAAACGTAAATCTTTTTCAGCAAATCCTAGACAGTACTTTGCAAAGTTTTCCAAAAGAACAGGGAGGAGAAATAGCACTTTCGCGTGATGCAAGTAATGCATTGAATGAAGCTTCGAACATTGCCAGGAAAATGAACGATGAGTTTGTCTCTACTGAGCATTTGTTACGGGCTATTTTTAACAGCAAAAGCAAAGTAGCCCAAATATTAAAAGATCAAGGCGTTACAGATAAAGGACTGAAAGCAGCTATTGATGAGTTGCGAAAAGGCGAACGAGTAACATCGGCAAGTGCTGAGGAAACCTATAATGCATTGAATAAATATGCTAAAAACTTAAATCAATTTGCCAATGATGGTAAACTCGACCCTGTAATAGGTCGTGATGAAGAAATCCGTCGTGTGTTGCAAATTCTTTCCCGAAGAACAAAAAATAACCCTATGCTTGTAGGGGAGCCAGGGGTAGGTAAAACGGCTATTGCCGAAGGCTTGGCACACCGTATCATTCAAGGTGATGTGCCCGAAAATTTAAAAAACAAAGTAGTTTACTCGCTAGATATGGGGGCGCTTATAGCAGGTGCAAAATACAAAGGAGAATTTGAAGAACGATTAAAATCGGTAGTGAAAGAAGTAACCTCTGCCGAAGGTGATATCGTGCTTTTTATTGATGAAATACATACGCTTGTAGGAGCAGGTGGTGGCGATGGTGCTATGGATGCCGCTAATATATTAAAGCCAGCACTGGCACGTGGTGAACTCCGTGCTATTGGGGCAACTACGCTAGATGAGTATCAAAAATATTTTGAAAAAGATAAAGCGCTCGAAAGACGTTTCCAAAAAGTAATTGTAGATGAACCCGATACTGAGAGCGCTATTTCTATACTGCGAGGTATTAAAGAAAAATATGAGACACATCACCAAGTACGTATAAAAGATGATGCTATTATAGCAGCGGTAGAACTTTCGCAACGTTATATTACCAATCGTTTTTTACCCGATAAAGCTATTGACTTGATGGATGAAGCAGCTTCTAAAATTCGTATGGAAATAAACTCTAAACCCGAAGAATTAGATGTATTAGACAGAAAAATAATGCAGCTCGAAATTGAAATAGAGGCTATTAAACGTGAAAAAGATGAAGTCAAACTCAAATCTTTAGGGTTAGAAATTGCCAATTTAAAAGAAGAGCGTAACGAAGTATATGCACGTTGGAAAAGTGAAAAAGATGTTGTAGATAATATACAGGCTGCCAAAAGTGATATTGAAAATTATAAAATGGAAGCCGAGAAAGCCGAACGCGAAGGCGACTATGGTAAAGTAGCTGAGTTGCGCTATGGTAAGATAAAAGAAGCACAGGAAACGCTGGATGCAATGCAGCAGCAATTGCAAGAAAACCAAACAGGACACAGCCTTATAAAAGAAGAAGTTACTGCCGAAGATATTGCTGAGGTCGTTGCTAAATGGACAGGGATTCCTGTAACCAAGATGTTGCAAAGCGATCGTGAAAAACTGCTAAAATTAGGAGATGAGCTACATAAACGTGTAGTAGGGCAGGAAGAAGCTATACAAGCAGTGAGCGATGCCGTAAGACGTAGCCGTGCCGGATTGCAAGATCAGAATAAGCCAATAGGTTCATTCTTATTCTTGGGTACTACGGGTGTAGGTAAAACAGAGCTTGCTAAAGCACTTGCATCTTATCTTTTTGATGATGAAAATGCCATGACTCGTATTGATATGAGCGAATACCAAGAGCGCCACAGCGTGAGCCGATTAGTGGGTGCACCTCCAGGGTATGTAGGGTATGATGAAGGCGGACAGCTTACTGAAGCTGTGAGACGTAAACCGTATTCAGTAGTATTGCTAGATGAGATTGAAAAAGCGCATCCTGATACGTTTAACATATTGTTACAGGTACTTGATGAAGGTCGTTTAACAGATAATAAAGGTCGTCTTGCCGATTTTAAGAATACCATTATTATTATGACTTCTAACATGGGGAGTGCCATAATACAGGAGAAGTTTGACACACTTAAAGGTGATGTAGAAGCAGCTACCGAGGCAGCTAAAGTAGAAGTACTAGGATTGCTAAAACAAACGGTACGTCCTGAGTTTATAAACCGTATTGATGATATTGTGATGTTTACACCACTTAGTGCCGATAATATTAAAGAAATAGTAGGCTTACAGCTAAAAGGTGTTACCAAGCTATTAGCTCAGCAAAACATTACGCTCGATGCTACACCCGAGGCGATTGATTACCTTACTAAAAAAGGTTATGACCCTGACTTTGGTGCGCGTCCTGTAAAACGTGTAATACAAAAAGAAGTTATGAATGAGCTTTCTAAACAAATACTTTCGGCAGAGGTAACTACCGATAGTATTATATTGCTAGATAGCTTTGATGGTCATTTGGTTTTTAGAAATCAAAATAGTTTAGAAGAGTAA
- a CDS encoding aldose 1-epimerase family protein, with product MNIILSNANLSASINPKGAELVSLKDNKGTEYMWEGNPEFWGKHSPVLFPIVGTLKDNSYTYNDKSYTLSRHGFARDMVFTVKEQLDDSATFSLVANAETKEKYPFDFELQLKYTLIANRLHIDYIVNNNGSEVMPFSIGAHPAFALQGNFEEYSLQFEKDEQLVSTQLQNDLLSATEVPVALHDEKLPLQYDLFENDALVFKKIESKYININKNNTPFLRVSFPDFPHLGLWTKPNAPFLCIEPWQGYADSTTSNGNLYKKEGVIVLEKSTKIKKGFSIEIL from the coding sequence TTGAATATAATACTATCAAACGCGAATCTGTCAGCATCTATTAACCCAAAGGGTGCTGAATTGGTCTCTTTAAAAGATAATAAAGGAACAGAGTATATGTGGGAAGGCAATCCTGAGTTTTGGGGTAAGCACTCACCAGTACTTTTTCCTATTGTAGGTACATTAAAAGATAATAGTTATACATACAATGATAAATCTTATACATTATCTCGTCATGGCTTTGCCCGTGATATGGTTTTTACCGTAAAAGAACAGCTTGATGATAGCGCAACTTTTTCACTGGTTGCGAATGCAGAGACTAAAGAAAAGTATCCGTTTGATTTTGAATTACAGCTAAAATATACACTTATAGCAAATCGTTTGCATATAGATTATATAGTGAATAATAATGGTAGCGAAGTGATGCCTTTTTCGATAGGGGCGCATCCTGCTTTTGCGTTACAAGGCAATTTTGAAGAGTATAGTCTGCAATTCGAAAAAGATGAACAGCTTGTAAGCACACAACTTCAAAATGATTTACTTTCAGCTACCGAAGTTCCTGTCGCTTTGCACGATGAAAAATTACCATTGCAATATGACCTTTTCGAAAATGATGCTTTAGTATTTAAAAAAATAGAGTCAAAATATATTAATATCAATAAAAACAATACACCTTTTCTAAGAGTTTCATTTCCCGATTTCCCACACTTAGGACTGTGGACAAAACCAAATGCTCCTTTTCTGTGTATAGAGCCTTGGCAGGGTTATGCTGATAGTACAACCAGTAATGGAAATCTTTATAAGAAAGAAGGCGTAATAGTATTAGAAAAAAGTACTAAAATTAAAAAAGGTTTTAGTATTGAGATACTTTAG
- a CDS encoding VF530 family protein, translated as MEKPISNDPLHGVTLKKILEDLVAYYGFDTLGELINIKCFNDNPSIKSSLTFLRKTEWARKKVEELYIRTLPKL; from the coding sequence ATGGAAAAACCTATATCTAATGACCCACTACATGGGGTTACCTTAAAAAAGATTCTCGAAGACCTTGTTGCTTATTATGGTTTCGATACGCTTGGTGAACTTATCAATATTAAATGTTTTAATGATAACCCGAGCATAAAGTCTAGTCTTACTTTTTTAAGAAAAACCGAATGGGCACGCAAAAAAGTAGAAGAACTTTACATTCGTACCCTGCCTAAGTTATAA
- the smpB gene encoding SsrA-binding protein SmpB, with protein sequence MQKTVNILNRKARFEYEVLDKYTAGIVLAGSEIKSIRLGKASIAESFCEFHEHELFAINTNIEMYAYSRNFSHAPKSERKLLLNKKELKSLLKSVQNKGLTIIPLRLFTNEKGLAKLEIGLCRGKKNYDKRETMKERDTKRDLDRIKKAF encoded by the coding sequence ATGCAGAAAACAGTAAACATACTAAACAGAAAAGCCAGATTTGAATATGAAGTTCTGGATAAATATACCGCAGGTATAGTACTCGCCGGATCTGAAATAAAATCGATTCGTTTGGGGAAGGCATCTATTGCCGAAAGTTTTTGCGAATTTCATGAACATGAACTATTTGCAATAAACACAAATATAGAAATGTATGCCTATAGCAGAAACTTTAGTCATGCGCCAAAGAGTGAGCGTAAGCTACTGTTAAACAAAAAAGAATTGAAGAGTCTTTTAAAAAGTGTACAAAATAAAGGGCTGACAATTATACCCTTACGCCTTTTTACTAACGAAAAAGGTTTAGCAAAATTAGAAATAGGACTTTGTCGTGGTAAGAAAAACTATGATAAGCGCGAAACGATGAAAGAACGCGATACAAAACGAGATCTCGACAGGATAAAGAAAGCATTTTAA
- the fahA gene encoding fumarylacetoacetase, which yields MPLTANDPSRKSWLEVPKNSDFPIQNIPFGVFITKDDVVTIGTRIGNYAIDLGALQQLNYFEGIELTDDMFMQDTLNDFISDGKKTWRLVRNRIADLFDADNAKLRDNVKHREIVIFDLADVEMQLPVLIGDYTDFYSSREHATNVGKMFRDPDNALLPNWLHIPVGYHGRSSTIVPSGIPIHRPNGQTLPSGETQPVFGPSKRVDFELEMGFITTDANIMGEAIPVGEAEEHIFGMVLFNDWSARDIQKWEYVPLGPFLAKNFASSMSPWIVTLDALEPFRTESPVQEDPKPLEYLQQEGKHAFDIKLQVALQPEGGEENVISNSNFKYMYWSMSQQLAHHTVNGCRVNSGDLMGSGTISGPTPDSFGSMLELSWGGKNPLTLSDGTERTFINDGDTVIMRGYCQNDEVRIGFGEVSSKLLPPFKKK from the coding sequence ATGCCACTAACAGCAAACGACCCATCCAGAAAATCCTGGCTGGAAGTGCCAAAAAACAGCGACTTCCCAATACAAAACATTCCTTTTGGAGTATTTATAACTAAAGATGATGTAGTAACTATAGGTACACGTATAGGCAACTATGCTATAGATCTAGGCGCTTTACAACAGCTAAACTACTTTGAAGGTATTGAACTAACAGATGATATGTTCATGCAGGATACGCTTAATGACTTTATATCTGATGGTAAAAAGACATGGCGACTGGTACGTAACCGCATCGCAGATCTTTTTGATGCTGATAATGCTAAACTAAGAGACAATGTAAAACATCGTGAGATTGTAATTTTTGACCTTGCCGATGTAGAAATGCAACTACCTGTACTTATTGGCGATTATACTGACTTTTACTCTAGTAGAGAACATGCTACTAATGTAGGTAAAATGTTTCGTGACCCAGATAATGCTTTATTACCAAACTGGTTACATATACCTGTAGGATATCATGGTAGATCATCTACTATAGTACCATCGGGCATACCAATACATAGACCTAACGGACAAACTTTACCTTCTGGAGAGACACAACCTGTTTTTGGTCCTTCTAAGCGTGTAGATTTTGAACTTGAAATGGGTTTCATTACTACTGATGCTAACATAATGGGAGAAGCTATTCCTGTAGGAGAAGCTGAGGAACATATTTTTGGTATGGTATTGTTTAACGACTGGAGCGCACGCGACATTCAGAAATGGGAATATGTGCCACTAGGACCATTCCTTGCTAAAAACTTCGCATCATCTATGTCACCATGGATAGTAACACTAGATGCGTTAGAGCCTTTCCGTACAGAAAGCCCTGTACAAGAAGACCCTAAACCTTTAGAGTACCTGCAACAAGAAGGTAAACATGCTTTTGATATAAAACTACAAGTGGCATTACAACCAGAAGGTGGAGAAGAAAATGTTATTTCTAACTCTAACTTTAAATATATGTACTGGAGTATGTCGCAGCAACTGGCGCACCACACTGTAAATGGTTGTCGTGTAAATAGTGGCGACCTTATGGGTAGTGGTACTATATCAGGCCCTACTCCTGATAGTTTCGGTTCTATGCTGGAGCTTAGCTGGGGTGGTAAAAATCCTCTTACATTAAGCGATGGCACAGAGCGTACTTTTATAAACGATGGCGACACCGTTATTATGCGCGGTTATTGCCAAAATGATGAAGTACGTATAGGATTTGGCGAAGTAAGCAGTAAGTTACTTCCTCCTTTCAAGAAAAAATAA
- the glyA gene encoding serine hydroxymethyltransferase: MQRDEQIFDLILEEQDRQIQGLELIASENFVSDQVLEAAGSVLTNKYAEGYPGKRYYGGCEVVDVIEQIAIDRAKALFGAEYVNVQPHSGSQANTAVYHACLSPGDKILGFDLSHGGHLTHGSPVNFSGKLYTTSFYGVEKETGRLNYDKIQEIAEVEKPKMIIAGASAYSRDMDFKRFREIADSVGAILLADISHPAGLIAKGLLNDPVPHCHIITTTTHKTLRGPRGGMILMGKDFENPFGLKTPKGTVRMMSSLLDSGVFPGNQGGPLEHIIAAKAVAFGEALQDEFFNYMMQVQKNAKAMAAAFVKRGYDLISGGTDNHMMLIDLRNKNVSGKEAENALVKAEITVNKNMVPFDDKSPFVTSGIRVGTAAVTTRGLVEADMDTIVALIDRVIMDHTNEEVIEAVANEVNDMMGERPIFVF, from the coding sequence ATGCAACGCGACGAACAAATTTTCGACCTGATACTTGAAGAACAGGACAGGCAAATACAAGGATTGGAACTAATTGCATCAGAAAATTTTGTGAGCGACCAAGTTTTGGAAGCTGCAGGTTCTGTACTAACTAATAAATATGCTGAGGGTTACCCTGGCAAGAGGTATTACGGAGGATGTGAAGTAGTGGATGTTATAGAGCAAATAGCTATAGACAGAGCAAAAGCACTTTTTGGAGCAGAATATGTGAATGTACAGCCGCACTCTGGTTCGCAGGCAAATACTGCTGTTTACCACGCTTGCCTTTCACCAGGTGATAAAATTTTAGGTTTCGACCTTTCTCATGGAGGGCATTTAACCCATGGTTCTCCTGTAAATTTTTCTGGAAAATTATATACCACCTCTTTTTATGGTGTAGAAAAAGAAACAGGAAGACTTAACTATGATAAAATACAAGAGATAGCTGAGGTTGAAAAACCAAAAATGATAATTGCAGGAGCATCGGCATACTCACGTGATATGGACTTTAAACGTTTTAGAGAAATTGCTGATAGTGTAGGAGCTATATTACTAGCAGATATATCGCACCCTGCTGGGCTTATTGCCAAAGGTTTACTTAACGACCCTGTGCCACATTGCCACATTATTACTACAACCACCCATAAAACCCTTAGAGGACCAAGAGGAGGTATGATACTTATGGGTAAAGATTTTGAAAACCCATTTGGACTAAAAACACCAAAAGGAACTGTACGCATGATGTCGTCATTATTAGATTCAGGTGTTTTTCCAGGTAATCAAGGCGGACCTTTAGAGCATATTATCGCTGCTAAGGCTGTAGCATTTGGTGAAGCGTTGCAAGATGAGTTTTTTAACTATATGATGCAGGTACAAAAAAATGCTAAGGCTATGGCGGCAGCATTTGTAAAAAGAGGTTACGATTTAATCTCTGGTGGTACAGATAACCACATGATGCTAATAGACCTTAGAAATAAAAATGTTTCGGGTAAAGAAGCAGAGAATGCTTTAGTAAAAGCAGAGATAACAGTAAACAAAAACATGGTTCCGTTTGACGATAAGTCACCATTTGTAACATCGGGTATTCGTGTAGGTACTGCTGCAGTTACTACACGTGGACTTGTAGAAGCGGATATGGATACTATAGTAGCTCTTATTGATAGAGTTATTATGGATCATACCAACGAAGAAGTTATAGAGGCAGTAGCTAATGAAGTAAATGACATGATGGGCGAACGTCCTATTTTTGTTTTTTAG
- a CDS encoding Crp/Fnr family transcriptional regulator produces MRTFYFLYMDNLDKLKQLVYSINPLDDDEWNTFTQYLTFKDYNKGDYIIKQGETANTIYYIEKGITRNYFTHNGKEFTVDFHFDGELVSAFYSIITGMPSVVSVEIIESTSIIALPYKQLTSYYSSSLKISNVGRKIAEMQYTHRLKKEMDLLSLTAEERYNKLLKRNPRVVKSISVKHISSYLGIHPESLSRIRKMYVKS; encoded by the coding sequence ATGAGAACTTTTTATTTCTTATATATGGATAATTTAGATAAGTTAAAACAATTAGTATACTCCATTAACCCTCTTGATGATGATGAGTGGAATACTTTTACTCAATATTTAACTTTTAAAGACTACAATAAAGGAGACTATATAATAAAGCAGGGTGAAACAGCTAATACTATATATTATATAGAGAAAGGTATAACTCGTAATTATTTTACTCATAATGGTAAAGAGTTTACTGTAGATTTTCATTTTGATGGAGAACTCGTTTCAGCATTTTATTCTATTATTACAGGTATGCCAAGTGTTGTATCAGTAGAAATTATAGAAAGCACCAGTATAATAGCATTACCATACAAACAGTTAACAAGCTATTACAGCAGTTCATTAAAAATTAGTAACGTAGGTAGAAAAATTGCCGAAATGCAGTATACACACCGTTTAAAAAAAGAGATGGATTTACTTTCGCTTACTGCCGAAGAACGTTATAATAAATTATTAAAAAGAAACCCAAGAGTAGTTAAATCAATATCTGTAAAACATATATCTTCTTATTTAGGAATACATCCTGAAAGTTTAAGCCGTATTAGAAAAATGTATGTAAAAAGCTAA
- a CDS encoding DoxX family protein translates to MKPLFVLLLTFLLATGIFKIFTTEYQYVKSGTIALCCMLLLTAIGHFKFTSGMALMLPDFIPAKRFIIYSTGFLEILLAIAFLFPKYRYAAGIIFIIFLILSLPFNIYAAIKHVNYETASYDGKGLLYLWFRIPMQLFLIVWTLIFALRVRFF, encoded by the coding sequence ATGAAACCTCTTTTTGTATTACTACTTACATTTTTATTAGCAACAGGAATATTTAAAATTTTCACTACAGAATATCAATATGTTAAAAGTGGCACAATAGCATTGTGCTGCATGTTACTGCTTACTGCTATAGGGCATTTTAAATTTACGTCAGGTATGGCACTTATGCTTCCTGATTTTATACCTGCTAAGCGTTTTATAATTTATAGTACGGGTTTTTTAGAAATCTTGCTAGCTATAGCATTTTTATTCCCTAAGTACCGCTATGCAGCGGGGATAATTTTTATAATATTTTTAATACTATCATTACCTTTTAATATATATGCTGCTATAAAACATGTAAACTATGAAACAGCAAGTTATGACGGAAAAGGATTGCTTTACCTTTGGTTTAGAATACCTATGCAGCTTTTTCTTATTGTATGGACACTTATTTTTGCTTTAAGAGTTAGGTTTTTTTAA
- a CDS encoding vWA domain-containing protein produces MEANRKKGFVFSQYKAPDVSPFDKLFEIFTELITHTSGDLDEALDWLRELDKEYKLTDENYTIDDFIEDLKKKGYIKDETKEDGTGGLKITAKTERSIRQQALKQIFGNLKKSGSGNHKTKHSGSGDEHTGEFREYRFGDGLDRISLTESLKNAQINNGIGDFKLTEDDLVVEDAQYKSQMSTVLMIDISHSMILYGEDRITPAKKVAMALAELITTRYPKDTLDILVFGNDAWPIAIKDLPYLQVGPYHTNTVAGLELAMDMLRRKRNTNKQIFMITDGKPSCVRESDGRYYMNSNGLDEYIVDKCYTMAAQARKLHIPITTFMIASDPYLQRFVNQFTEANQGKAFYTGLKGLGEMIFEDYETNRKKRIK; encoded by the coding sequence ATGGAAGCAAACAGAAAAAAAGGATTTGTATTTAGTCAATATAAAGCTCCCGATGTGTCTCCGTTTGATAAACTATTTGAGATTTTTACCGAACTGATAACACATACTTCGGGCGACCTTGATGAGGCGTTGGACTGGCTAAGAGAGTTGGACAAAGAATATAAACTTACTGATGAAAATTATACCATTGATGATTTTATAGAAGACCTGAAAAAGAAAGGCTATATAAAAGATGAAACCAAAGAAGATGGTACTGGCGGACTAAAAATAACGGCAAAAACAGAACGATCGATTCGGCAACAGGCTTTAAAGCAAATTTTCGGGAATTTAAAGAAAAGTGGTTCAGGTAATCATAAAACAAAACATTCTGGTAGTGGCGATGAGCATACAGGTGAGTTTCGTGAGTACCGCTTTGGCGATGGACTAGATAGAATATCGCTTACCGAAAGTTTAAAGAATGCCCAAATAAACAATGGCATAGGCGACTTTAAACTTACAGAAGATGATTTGGTGGTAGAAGATGCCCAATACAAGTCACAAATGAGTACGGTGTTAATGATAGATATTAGTCACAGTATGATACTCTATGGCGAAGACCGTATAACACCTGCCAAAAAAGTAGCGATGGCACTTGCCGAACTGATAACGACGCGATACCCGAAAGATACACTCGATATATTAGTTTTTGGTAATGATGCGTGGCCCATTGCCATTAAAGACTTACCTTATTTGCAAGTAGGACCTTACCATACTAATACGGTAGCAGGGCTAGAACTTGCTATGGATATGCTGCGCCGTAAACGTAATACCAACAAGCAAATATTTATGATTACCGATGGTAAGCCAAGCTGCGTTCGCGAAAGCGATGGCAGGTATTACATGAACAGCAACGGACTGGATGAATATATTGTAGATAAATGTTATACCATGGCAGCGCAGGCAAGAAAGTTGCACATACCTATTACCACCTTTATGATAGCTAGTGATCCCTATTTGCAACGATTTGTAAACCAGTTTACAGAAGCTAATCAGGGGAAAGCATTTTATACAGGATTAAAAGGACTGGGTGAAATGATTTTTGAAGATTATGAAACCAATAGAAAGAAGAGGATTAAGTAG